The Streptococcus mitis genome has a segment encoding these proteins:
- the uvrB gene encoding excinuclease ABC subunit UvrB yields MINRITDNQFKLVSKYQPSGDQPQAIEQLVDNIEGGEKAQILMGATGTGKTYTMSQVISKVNKPTLVIAHNKTLAGQLYGEFKEFFPENAVEYFVSYYDYYQPEAYVPSSDTYIEKDSSVNDEIDKLRHSATSALLERNDVIVVASVSCIYGLGSPKEYADSVVSLRPGLEISRDKLLNDLVDIQFERNDIDFQRGKFRVRGDVVEIFPASRDEHAFRVEFFGDEIDRIREVEALTGQVLGEVDHLAIFPATHFVTNDDHMEVAIAKIQAELEEQLAIFEKEGKLLEAQRLKQRTEYDIEMLREMGYTNGVENYSRHMDGRSEGEPPYTLLDFFPDDFLIMIDESHMTMGQIKGMYNGDRSRKEMLVNYGFRLPSALDNRPLRREEFESHVHQIVYVSATPGDYENEQTETVIEQIIRPTGLLDPEVEVRPTMGQIDDLLGEINARVEKNERTFITTLTKKMAEDLTDYFKEMGIKVKYMHSDIKTLERTEIIRDLRLGVFDVLVGINLLREGIDVPEVSLVAILDADKEGFLRNERGLIQTIGRAARNSEGHVIMYADTMTQSMQRAIDETARRRKIQMAYNEEHGIVPQTIKKEIRDLIAVTKAVAKEEDKEVDINSLNKQERKDLVKKLEKQMQEAVEVLDFELAAQIRDMMLEVKALD; encoded by the coding sequence ATGATCAATCGTATTACAGATAATCAATTTAAACTAGTATCAAAATATCAACCATCAGGAGATCAACCACAAGCTATCGAGCAGTTGGTTGATAATATCGAGGGTGGAGAAAAAGCTCAGATTCTGATGGGGGCGACCGGAACAGGGAAGACCTATACCATGAGTCAGGTCATTTCCAAAGTCAATAAACCTACTCTGGTCATCGCCCACAATAAAACTCTAGCAGGCCAGCTCTATGGGGAGTTTAAGGAATTTTTCCCTGAAAATGCAGTTGAGTACTTCGTATCTTACTATGATTATTACCAACCTGAGGCCTATGTCCCTTCTAGCGATACCTATATTGAAAAGGATAGCTCTGTCAATGACGAGATTGACAAACTCCGCCACTCTGCTACTTCAGCCCTTTTGGAGCGTAATGATGTTATTGTCGTGGCCTCAGTCTCTTGTATCTATGGTTTGGGTTCGCCCAAGGAATACGCTGATAGTGTCGTTAGTCTCCGTCCAGGTCTTGAAATTTCTCGTGATAAACTCTTAAATGACTTGGTCGATATTCAGTTTGAGCGAAATGATATTGATTTCCAACGTGGAAAATTTCGAGTTCGTGGGGATGTAGTGGAGATTTTCCCAGCATCTCGTGATGAACACGCTTTTCGAGTAGAGTTTTTTGGAGACGAAATTGACCGTATTCGTGAGGTTGAGGCTCTGACTGGTCAGGTGTTGGGAGAAGTGGATCATTTGGCTATTTTCCCAGCTACTCACTTTGTGACCAATGACGACCACATGGAAGTTGCCATTGCCAAGATTCAGGCCGAGTTGGAGGAGCAGTTAGCTATCTTTGAAAAGGAAGGTAAATTGCTAGAAGCCCAGCGCTTGAAGCAACGTACAGAGTATGATATCGAAATGCTGCGCGAGATGGGCTATACCAACGGTGTTGAAAACTACTCACGCCACATGGATGGTCGTAGCGAAGGTGAGCCTCCTTATACGCTTCTTGACTTCTTCCCAGATGATTTCTTGATTATGATTGATGAAAGTCACATGACCATGGGGCAAATCAAGGGCATGTACAATGGAGACCGCTCGCGTAAGGAAATGCTGGTTAATTATGGTTTCCGTTTGCCGTCTGCCTTGGACAATCGACCTTTACGTCGCGAAGAGTTTGAAAGCCATGTGCATCAGATTGTTTACGTTTCAGCGACACCTGGTGACTATGAAAATGAACAGACCGAGACAGTGATTGAGCAAATCATTCGTCCAACAGGACTCTTGGATCCAGAGGTAGAAGTCCGTCCGACTATGGGACAGATTGATGACCTTTTGGGTGAAATCAATGCCCGTGTTGAAAAGAATGAACGAACCTTTATCACCACTTTGACTAAGAAAATGGCAGAGGACTTGACCGACTACTTCAAGGAAATGGGTATCAAGGTCAAGTACATGCACTCGGATATCAAGACCTTGGAACGGACGGAGATTATCCGTGATCTGCGCTTGGGTGTCTTTGATGTCTTGGTCGGAATTAACCTGCTCCGTGAAGGGATTGACGTACCTGAAGTGAGTCTCGTAGCCATTCTAGATGCTGACAAGGAAGGCTTCCTCCGTAACGAACGTGGCTTAATCCAAACTATTGGACGTGCTGCCCGTAACAGCGAAGGACATGTCATCATGTATGCGGACACGATGACTCAGTCTATGCAACGTGCCATTGATGAAACTGCCCGCCGTCGGAAAATCCAGATGGCTTATAATGAAGAGCATGGTATCGTACCTCAAACCATCAAGAAAGAAATCCGTGATCTTATTGCCGTGACCAAGGCAGTTGCTAAGGAAGAGGACAAGGAAGTCGATATTAATAGCCTTAATAAACAAGAACGCAAAGACCTCGTCAAGAAACTAGAAAAACAAATGCAAGAAGCTGTCGAAGTGCTTGACTTTGAACTCGCAGCTCAGATTCGTGATATGATGCTGGAAGTCAAGGCGTTGGATTAG
- a CDS encoding CPBP family intramembrane glutamic endopeptidase, translating to MKNKRIFKDFQASQMRLNIYTSPLLAFVFVFIGEFVAYTLYGISLLALIGLARNFGEAGQNLATYLQTLQQSLTDKTSDFRLILELLAFGFVLNTVFRWTRKVEKRPIRTLGFYRENFLSNLLKGFGLGLALFLLTLLGLVALGQYRFESIHLNPYSLTFVVLTIPFWILQGTTEEVVARAWLLPQLASRTNLKLAVLISSLFFTLLHMGNSGLTPLSLANLFLFGVAMSLYLLKTDTVWGVAGIHGAWNFAQGNLFGILVSGQPSGTSLMTFLPQGDQSWLSGGSFGIEGSIMISLVLLLLIVYLAYQLKKENERM from the coding sequence ATGAAGAACAAAAGAATTTTTAAAGACTTTCAAGCTTCTCAAATGAGATTAAACATTTACACAAGCCCCTTGTTAGCCTTTGTTTTTGTCTTTATAGGAGAGTTTGTGGCTTATACTTTGTATGGTATTAGCTTGTTAGCTCTCATCGGACTTGCTAGAAATTTTGGAGAGGCTGGCCAAAATCTTGCAACCTACTTGCAGACCTTGCAACAGAGCTTGACGGATAAAACAAGTGACTTTCGTTTAATTTTAGAATTGCTGGCCTTTGGATTCGTTCTCAATACTGTGTTCAGATGGACTAGAAAAGTTGAGAAAAGACCTATTCGAACCTTGGGATTTTATAGAGAGAATTTCCTCAGCAATCTTCTGAAAGGATTTGGGCTAGGTCTGGCACTTTTTCTTCTGACCTTGTTAGGTTTAGTAGCATTAGGGCAATATCGTTTTGAGTCTATTCACTTAAATCCTTATTCTCTTACCTTTGTTGTCTTGACTATCCCATTTTGGATTTTACAGGGGACAACAGAAGAAGTGGTGGCCCGTGCTTGGCTCCTTCCTCAATTGGCCTCAAGAACCAATCTAAAACTGGCTGTTCTTATATCTAGCCTGTTCTTCACCCTACTTCATATGGGCAATTCTGGTCTAACCCCTCTATCTCTAGCGAATCTCTTTTTATTCGGAGTTGCCATGTCTCTTTACCTTCTCAAAACTGATACAGTTTGGGGTGTTGCAGGTATTCATGGCGCCTGGAATTTTGCTCAGGGTAATCTCTTTGGGATTTTAGTTAGTGGTCAACCATCAGGAACGTCTCTGATGACCTTTTTACCACAAGGCGATCAGAGCTGGCTATCAGGTGGTTCTTTTGGGATAGAAGGTTCCATTATGATAAGTCTAGTCTTGCTACTGCTGATTGTCTATCTTGCCTATCAATTAAAGAAAGAAAATGAAAGGATGTGA
- a CDS encoding ABC transporter substrate-binding protein/permease, with amino-acid sequence MKKKFLAFLLILFPIFSLGIAKAETIKIVSDTAYAPFEFKDSDQTYKGIDVDIINKVAEIKGWNIQMSYPGFDAAVNAVQAGQADAIMAGMTKTAEREKVFTMSDTYYDTKVVIATTKSHKISQYDQLKGKTVGVKNGTAAQRFLESIKDKYGFAIKTFDTGDLMNNSLSAGAIDAMMDDKPVIEYAINQGQDLHIEMDGEAVGSFAFGVKKGSKYEHLVTEFNQALAEMKKDGSLDKIIKKWTASSSSAVPTTSTLAGLKAIPVKAKYIIASDSSFAPFVFQNSSNQFTGIDMDLIKAIAKDQGFEIEITNPGFDAAISAVQAGQADGIIAGMSVTDARKATFDFSESYYTANTILGVKESSTIASYEDLKGKTVGVKNGTASQTFLTENQGKYGYKIKTFADGSSMYDSLNTGAIDAVMDDEPVLKYSISQGQKLKTPIAGTPIGETAFAVKKGANPELIEMFNNGLANLKANGEFQKILDKYLASESSSASTNTVDETTIWGLLQNNYKQLLSGLGITLALALISFAIAIVIGIIFGMFSVSPYKSLRVISEIFVDVIRGIPLMILAAFIFWGIPNFIESITGQQSPINDFVAGTIALSLNAAAYIAEIVRGGIQAVPVGQMEASRSLGISYGKTMRKIILPQATKLMLPNFVNQFVIALKDTTIVSAIGLVELFQTGKIIIARNYQSFKMYAILAIFYLVIITLLTRLAKRLEKRIR; translated from the coding sequence ATGAAGAAAAAATTTCTAGCATTTTTGCTAATTTTATTCCCAATTTTCTCATTAGGTATTGCTAAGGCAGAAACAATTAAGATTGTGTCTGATACCGCCTATGCACCTTTTGAGTTTAAAGATTCAGATCAAACTTATAAAGGAATTGATGTTGACATTATTAACAAAGTCGCTGAGATTAAAGGATGGAACATTCAGATGTCCTATCCTGGATTTGACGCAGCGGTGAATGCAGTTCAAGCTGGTCAAGCTGACGCTATTATGGCAGGAATGACAAAAACTGCAGAACGTGAAAAAGTTTTCACAATGTCTGATACTTACTATGATACAAAAGTTGTCATTGCAACTACAAAGTCACACAAGATTAGTCAGTATGACCAATTAAAAGGTAAAACTGTTGGTGTTAAAAATGGAACTGCCGCTCAACGTTTCCTTGAAAGTATTAAGGACAAATACGGCTTTGCTATTAAAACATTTGACACTGGTGATTTGATGAACAACAGCTTGAGTGCTGGTGCCATTGATGCCATGATGGATGACAAACCTGTTATCGAGTATGCTATTAACCAAGGTCAAGACCTCCATATTGAAATGGATGGTGAAGCTGTAGGAAGTTTTGCTTTCGGTGTTAAAAAAGGAAGCAAATACGAGCACCTAGTCACTGAATTTAACCAAGCCTTGGCTGAAATGAAAAAAGATGGTAGCCTTGATAAAATCATCAAGAAATGGACTGCTTCATCTTCTTCAGCAGTGCCAACTACATCTACTCTAGCAGGATTAAAAGCCATTCCTGTTAAAGCTAAATACATCATTGCCAGTGATTCTTCTTTTGCACCTTTTGTGTTCCAAAACTCAAGCAACCAATTTACTGGAATTGATATGGACTTGATTAAGGCAATCGCTAAAGACCAAGGTTTTGAAATTGAAATTACCAATCCTGGTTTCGATGCAGCTATCAGTGCTGTCCAAGCTGGTCAAGCTGATGGTATCATTGCCGGTATGTCTGTCACAGATGCTCGTAAGGCAACTTTTGACTTTTCAGAATCCTACTACACTGCCAATACTATCCTTGGTGTCAAAGAATCAAGTACCATTGCTTCTTATGAAGATTTAAAAGGAAAGACAGTCGGTGTTAAAAACGGAACTGCTTCTCAAACCTTCCTAACAGAAAATCAAGGCAAATACGGTTACAAAATCAAAACCTTCGCTGATGGTTCTTCAATGTATGACAGTTTAAACACTGGTGCCATTGATGCCGTTATGGATGATGAGCCTGTCCTCAAATATTCTATTAGCCAAGGGCAAAAATTGAAAACTCCAATCGCTGGAACTCCAATCGGTGAAACAGCCTTTGCTGTTAAAAAAGGAGCAAATCCAGAATTGATTGAAATGTTCAATAACGGACTTGCAAACCTTAAAGCAAACGGAGAATTCCAAAAGATTCTTGATAAATACCTAGCTAGCGAATCTTCATCTGCTTCAACAAACACTGTTGACGAAACAACTATCTGGGGCTTACTTCAAAATAACTACAAACAACTCCTTAGCGGGCTTGGTATCACTCTTGCTCTAGCTCTTATCTCATTTGCTATTGCCATTGTTATCGGAATTATCTTTGGTATGTTTAGCGTTAGCCCCTACAAATCTCTTCGCGTCATCTCTGAGATTTTCGTTGACGTTATCCGTGGTATTCCTTTGATGATTCTTGCAGCCTTCATCTTCTGGGGAATTCCAAACTTCATCGAGTCTATTACAGGCCAACAAAGCCCAATTAACGACTTTGTAGCTGGTACCATTGCCCTATCGCTCAATGCAGCCGCTTATATCGCTGAAATCGTTCGTGGTGGTATTCAGGCCGTTCCAGTTGGTCAAATGGAAGCCAGCCGAAGCTTGGGGATCTCTTATGGAAAAACCATGCGTAAGATTATCTTGCCACAAGCAACTAAATTGATGTTGCCAAACTTTGTTAACCAATTCGTTATTGCTCTTAAAGATACAACTATCGTATCTGCTATCGGTTTGGTGGAACTCTTCCAAACTGGTAAGATTATAATCGCCCGTAACTACCAAAGTTTCAAGATGTATGCAATCCTTGCTATCTTCTATCTTGTAATTATCACACTTTTGACTAGACTAGCGAAACGCTTAGAAAAGAGGATTCGTTAA
- a CDS encoding amino acid ABC transporter ATP-binding protein: MAKLKIDVNDLHKYYGKNEVLKGITTKFYEGDVVCIIGPSGSGKSTFLRSLNLLEEVTSGHITVNGYDLTEKTTNVDHVRENIGMVFQHFNLFPHMSVLDNITFAPIEHKLMTKEEAEKLGMELLDKVGLADKANANPDSLSGGQKQRVAIARGLAMNPDIMLFDEPTSALDPEMVGDVLNVMKELAEQGMTMIIVTHEMGFARQVANRVIFTADGEFLEDGTPDQIFDNPQHPRLKDFLDKVLNV; the protein is encoded by the coding sequence ATGGCAAAATTAAAAATTGATGTAAATGATTTACATAAGTATTATGGAAAAAATGAAGTTCTAAAAGGAATTACAACTAAGTTCTATGAAGGAGATGTTGTTTGTATCATCGGTCCTTCAGGCTCTGGTAAGTCAACTTTCCTCCGTAGCCTTAATCTTTTAGAAGAAGTTACTAGCGGTCACATCACTGTGAACGGTTATGACTTAACTGAAAAAACAACCAACGTTGACCACGTCCGTGAAAATATCGGAATGGTGTTCCAACACTTCAACCTCTTCCCTCATATGTCTGTATTGGACAATATCACCTTTGCTCCAATTGAGCACAAGTTGATGACTAAGGAAGAAGCTGAGAAATTGGGAATGGAGTTGCTTGACAAGGTTGGGCTAGCAGATAAAGCTAATGCTAACCCAGATAGCCTATCAGGTGGTCAAAAACAGCGTGTGGCCATCGCTCGTGGACTAGCAATGAATCCAGACATCATGCTCTTTGATGAACCAACTTCTGCCCTTGACCCTGAGATGGTCGGAGACGTACTAAATGTTATGAAGGAATTGGCTGAACAAGGTATGACCATGATTATCGTAACCCATGAGATGGGATTTGCTCGTCAGGTTGCTAACCGCGTTATCTTTACTGCAGATGGCGAGTTCCTTGAAGACGGAACACCTGATCAAATCTTTGATAACCCACAACACCCACGTCTGAAAGATTTCTTGGACAAGGTCTTAAACGTCTAA
- the zwf gene encoding glucose-6-phosphate dehydrogenase, translating into MSSKVIVTIFGASGDLAKRKLYPSLFRLYKSGNLSEHFAVIGTARRPWSKEYFESVVVESILDLADSTEQAQEFASHFYYQSHDVNDTEHYIALRQLQAELNDKYQAEHNKLFFLSMAPQFFGTIAKHLKSENIVDGKGFERLIVEKPFGTDYASASKLNDELLATFDEEQIFRIDHYLGKEMIQSIFAVRFANLIFENVWNKDFIDNVQITFAERLGVEERGGYYDESGALRDMVQNHTLQLLSLLAMDKPASFTKDEIRAEKIRVFKNLYHPTDEELKEHFIRGQYRSGKIDGMKYISYRSEPNVNPESTTETFASGAFFVDSDRFRGVPFFFRTGKRLTEKGTHVNIVFKQMDSIFGEPLAPNILTIYIQPTEGFSLSLNGKQVGEEFNLAPNSLDYRTDATATGASPEPYEKLIYDVLNNNSTNFSHWDEVGASWKLIDRIEELWAENGAPLHDYKAGSMGPQASFDLLEKFGAKWTWQPDIAYRQDGRLE; encoded by the coding sequence ATGTCATCTAAGGTTATTGTTACAATTTTCGGTGCGAGTGGAGACCTGGCTAAACGCAAGCTCTACCCTTCCCTTTTTAGACTATATAAATCCGGCAATCTTTCCGAGCACTTTGCCGTTATTGGAACTGCCCGTCGTCCTTGGAGCAAGGAATATTTTGAATCTGTTGTAGTCGAATCTATCCTTGATTTAGCAGATAGTACTGAACAGGCTCAGGAGTTTGCTAGTCACTTCTACTATCAAAGTCATGATGTCAATGATACAGAGCACTACATTGCTTTACGTCAATTGCAGGCTGAACTAAATGACAAGTACCAAGCTGAACACAACAAGCTCTTCTTCTTGTCTATGGCACCTCAGTTCTTTGGAACTATTGCTAAACACCTTAAGTCTGAAAACATTGTAGACGGTAAAGGTTTTGAACGTTTAATCGTTGAAAAACCATTTGGTACAGATTACGCAAGCGCAAGCAAGTTGAATGACGAACTCCTAGCAACATTTGACGAAGAACAAATTTTCCGTATCGACCATTATCTTGGTAAGGAAATGATCCAAAGCATCTTTGCAGTTCGCTTTGCAAACCTGATCTTTGAAAATGTTTGGAACAAGGACTTTATCGACAATGTTCAAATTACCTTTGCAGAGCGCTTGGGTGTAGAAGAACGTGGTGGCTACTATGATGAATCTGGTGCCCTCCGTGACATGGTACAAAACCACACACTACAACTTCTTTCTCTCCTTGCTATGGACAAGCCAGCAAGCTTCACAAAAGACGAGATTCGTGCTGAGAAGATTAGGGTCTTTAAAAACCTCTATCATCCAACTGATGAAGAACTTAAAGAACACTTTATCCGTGGTCAATACCGATCTGGTAAGATTGATGGCATGAAATACATCTCTTATCGTAGCGAGCCAAATGTAAATCCAGAATCAACAACTGAAACCTTTGCATCTGGTGCCTTCTTTGTAGACAGCGATCGATTCCGTGGTGTTCCTTTCTTCTTCCGTACTGGTAAACGTCTGACTGAGAAAGGAACTCATGTCAACATCGTCTTTAAACAAATGGATTCTATCTTTGGAGAACCACTTGCTCCAAACATTTTGACCATCTATATCCAACCAACAGAAGGCTTCTCTCTTAGCCTAAATGGGAAGCAAGTAGGAGAAGAATTCAACTTGGCTCCTAACTCACTTGATTACCGTACAGATGCGACCGCAACTGGTGCCTCTCCGGAACCATACGAGAAATTGATTTATGATGTCTTAAATAACAACTCAACTAACTTTAGCCACTGGGATGAAGTTGGTGCGTCATGGAAATTGATTGACCGTATCGAAGAACTCTGGGCTGAAAATGGTGCCCCACTTCATGACTATAAAGCTGGAAGCATGGGACCTCAAGCTAGCTTTGACTTACTTGAAAAATTCGGTGCCAAATGGACTTGGCAACCAGATATCGCCTACCGTCAAGATGGTCGCTTAGAATAA